The proteins below are encoded in one region of Chryseobacterium wanjuense:
- a CDS encoding type II 3-dehydroquinate dehydratase produces the protein MKVLIVNGPNLNLLGTREPEIYGTTSMEDYLENLRSEFPSHELKYYQSNIEGEIINKLQEDDFDALIINPGAFTHYSYAIADCLKNIQKQKVEVHISNIYKREEFRQKSVTAANTDAVLSGFGMDGYRLAILSLKS, from the coding sequence ATGAAAGTTTTAATAGTAAACGGCCCCAATCTGAACTTGTTAGGCACAAGAGAACCAGAAATTTACGGAACAACTTCAATGGAAGATTATTTAGAAAATTTAAGATCTGAATTTCCTTCGCATGAACTGAAATATTATCAATCCAATATTGAAGGGGAAATTATCAACAAGCTTCAAGAAGATGATTTTGATGCTTTGATCATTAATCCGGGAGCTTTTACGCATTATTCTTATGCAATTGCAGATTGTTTAAAGAATATCCAGAAGCAAAAAGTGGAGGTTCACATTAGTAATATTTATAAAAGAGAAGAATTTCGTCAGAAATCTGTGACAGCGGCGAATACGGATGCGGTTTTGTCCGGATTTGGAATGGATGGGTATCGATTGGCGATTTTGAGTTTGAAATCTTAA
- the pckA gene encoding phosphoenolpyruvate carboxykinase (ATP), producing MKHAKIIQDLEKLGIKGNYEVVYNPSYEELYQAEVSPENQGFEKAELTESGAVSVKTGIFTGRSPKDRYIVKDDVTKDTIFWDGKVNLPTTPEIFQSCKELVLNQLATAKKIYVVDAFCGTNADTRLKVRFIVEVAWQAHFVTNMFIRPSHYELENFGEPDFVVMNGSKTTNPNWEAQGLNSENFVMFNLTEKLQIIGGTWYGGEMKKGMFAMMNYYLPLKGMASMHCSANVGEEGDVALFFGLSGTGKTTLSADPKRYLIGDDEHGWDNNGVFNYEGGCYAKVIDLSAEKEPDIFRAIKRDALLENVVVNNGIADYTDGSITENTRVSYPIYHINKIVLPSKAGHAKKIVYLSADAFGVLPPVSILDENQAQYHFLCGYTSKLAGTERGITEPEPSFSPAFGEAFLTLHPTMYSKTLIGKMKEHGAKAYLVNTGWNGTGKRISLKDTRAIIDAIIDGSIEDAPKTRIPIMNLEVPTTLPNVSEGILDPRNTYSDVSEWEEKAKDLAAKYIKNFDQYCNTEEGKKLIACGPQLQQQTTN from the coding sequence ATGAAACACGCTAAAATCATCCAGGATTTAGAAAAATTAGGGATTAAAGGAAATTACGAAGTCGTTTATAATCCTTCATACGAAGAATTGTATCAGGCGGAGGTTTCTCCTGAAAATCAGGGCTTTGAAAAAGCTGAGCTTACGGAATCTGGTGCAGTATCAGTAAAAACAGGAATTTTCACAGGTCGTTCACCTAAAGATAGATACATTGTAAAGGATGATGTTACAAAAGACACAATTTTCTGGGATGGTAAAGTAAATTTGCCTACAACTCCGGAAATTTTCCAGTCTTGTAAAGAATTAGTGCTGAACCAACTTGCTACAGCAAAAAAAATCTATGTAGTAGATGCTTTCTGCGGAACAAACGCAGATACAAGACTGAAAGTAAGGTTCATCGTTGAGGTGGCGTGGCAGGCACATTTCGTTACGAATATGTTCATCCGCCCTTCTCACTATGAATTGGAAAACTTCGGAGAGCCGGATTTTGTTGTAATGAATGGTTCTAAAACAACAAACCCGAATTGGGAAGCTCAAGGATTGAATTCTGAAAACTTCGTCATGTTCAACCTTACAGAAAAACTACAGATCATCGGAGGAACTTGGTATGGTGGAGAAATGAAAAAAGGAATGTTCGCAATGATGAACTACTATCTTCCATTGAAAGGGATGGCTTCTATGCACTGTTCTGCAAACGTAGGAGAAGAAGGGGATGTTGCTCTTTTCTTCGGTCTTTCGGGAACAGGAAAAACGACTTTATCAGCTGACCCGAAAAGATATTTGATCGGTGATGACGAGCATGGTTGGGACAACAATGGTGTATTCAACTATGAAGGGGGTTGCTATGCAAAAGTAATCGACCTTTCTGCAGAAAAAGAACCAGATATTTTCAGAGCGATCAAAAGAGATGCACTTCTTGAAAACGTTGTGGTAAATAACGGAATTGCTGATTATACTGACGGATCTATCACAGAAAACACAAGAGTTTCTTATCCGATTTATCATATAAACAAAATCGTTTTGCCTTCAAAAGCGGGACACGCGAAGAAGATTGTTTACCTTTCTGCAGATGCGTTCGGAGTATTACCTCCGGTTTCTATTTTGGATGAAAACCAGGCTCAATATCATTTCCTTTGTGGATATACTTCGAAATTAGCAGGAACTGAAAGAGGAATCACAGAACCAGAACCATCGTTCTCACCTGCATTTGGTGAAGCTTTCTTAACATTACACCCAACAATGTACTCTAAAACATTGATCGGAAAAATGAAAGAACACGGTGCAAAAGCGTATTTGGTAAACACAGGTTGGAACGGTACAGGAAAGAGAATTTCTTTGAAAGATACAAGAGCAATTATCGATGCAATCATCGACGGTTCTATTGAAGATGCTCCAAAAACAAGAATTCCGATCATGAATCTTGAAGTTCCTACAACATTACCAAATGTTTCTGAAGGAATTTTAGATCCTAGAAATACGTATTCAGATGTTTCTGAATGGGAAGAAAAAGCAAAAGATCTTGCTGCAAAATACATCAAAAACTTTGATCAGTATTGTAATACGGAAGAAGGCAAAAAACTTATCGCCTGCGGACCTCAATTGCAACAGCAGACAACAAACTAA
- a CDS encoding GYDIA family GHMP kinase, with the protein MGEIFSPGKLMLTSEYFAMDGALVLAVPTKLGQEFSFEEKDDEKSLIFWEAYHQNKLWLKAVIDYKNWQILETNIPSSAEFILKTLKNVQSLSTIKFKNNFTYHLTTNLQFPADYGLGSSSTLMNNLAEWAEIDPFHLNSISLGGSGYDIAVAKEKSAVLFQSKPEIRYERVNFNPSFKNELIFIHLNQKQDSREGINFYRSKNKSQKLVDEFSNLTRNILVCNELENFSELMLIHEQKISNFLEIPTVKARFFADCPVFVKSLGAWGGDFVMSSKFDGFRDYFWGKGFTTIFNWSDIINL; encoded by the coding sequence ATGGGCGAGATATTTTCACCGGGAAAGCTGATGCTTACTTCAGAATATTTCGCAATGGACGGAGCTCTTGTCTTAGCGGTACCTACCAAGCTGGGACAAGAGTTTTCTTTTGAAGAAAAAGACGATGAAAAGTCCCTGATCTTCTGGGAAGCTTATCATCAAAACAAATTATGGCTAAAAGCTGTCATCGATTACAAAAACTGGCAGATTTTAGAAACCAATATTCCTTCAAGTGCTGAATTTATTTTAAAAACACTAAAAAACGTTCAGTCACTTTCTACGATTAAATTCAAAAATAATTTTACTTATCATCTTACGACCAACCTTCAGTTTCCTGCAGATTACGGGCTCGGAAGCAGTTCTACATTAATGAACAACCTTGCAGAATGGGCTGAAATCGATCCTTTTCATTTAAATTCCATCAGTTTGGGAGGCAGCGGCTATGATATTGCCGTGGCAAAAGAGAAATCTGCCGTCCTTTTTCAAAGTAAACCGGAAATCAGATATGAAAGGGTAAATTTTAATCCTTCTTTTAAAAATGAGCTGATTTTTATTCATTTAAATCAGAAGCAGGACAGCCGTGAAGGAATCAATTTTTACAGGTCAAAAAATAAGTCTCAAAAACTGGTCGACGAATTTTCGAATCTTACAAGAAATATTTTAGTATGTAACGAATTGGAAAATTTTTCCGAACTAATGTTAATTCATGAGCAAAAAATATCAAATTTTCTTGAAATTCCCACAGTTAAGGCTAGATTTTTCGCCGATTGCCCTGTTTTTGTTAAAAGTTTAGGAGCTTGGGGTGGAGATTTTGTCATGAGCTCAAAATTTGACGGCTTTAGGGACTATTTTTGGGGAAAAGGTTTTACTACAATTTTTAATTGGTCTGATATAATTAATTTGTAA
- the fabD gene encoding ACP S-malonyltransferase, with amino-acid sequence MKALVFPGQGSQFVGMGKELYDSRKDIKDLMESANEILGFDILSVMFNGTDEDLKKTEVTQPSIFIHSVAALKAVNGLGAEMVAGHSLGEFSALVANGVLSFDDGLKLVSERAKAMQAACDANPSSMAAILGLEDAKVEEICAQISGIVVPANYNCPGQLVISGETTAVEEACIKLKEAGAKRALLLPVNGAFHSPLMQPAQERLAAAIEQTKFRKATIPVYQNITTTAISDPDEIKKNLIAQLTGPVKWTQSVQNMIKDGATNFVEVGPGKTLQGLIKKIDSSVDVASAI; translated from the coding sequence ATGAAAGCACTTGTATTTCCAGGGCAGGGTTCTCAGTTCGTAGGGATGGGAAAAGAATTGTACGATTCTAGAAAAGACATTAAGGATCTGATGGAATCTGCCAACGAAATTTTAGGGTTCGATATCCTTTCGGTTATGTTCAACGGAACGGATGAAGATCTGAAGAAAACAGAGGTTACTCAACCTTCAATTTTTATACATTCAGTAGCTGCGTTGAAAGCAGTAAACGGTCTTGGAGCCGAGATGGTTGCAGGACATTCTTTAGGAGAATTTTCAGCATTGGTGGCCAACGGCGTTTTGTCTTTTGATGACGGTCTGAAACTGGTTTCCGAAAGAGCAAAAGCAATGCAGGCGGCTTGTGATGCCAACCCAAGTTCTATGGCAGCGATTTTAGGATTAGAAGATGCTAAAGTTGAAGAAATCTGTGCACAGATCAGCGGAATTGTGGTTCCTGCCAATTACAACTGTCCCGGACAATTGGTAATTTCAGGTGAAACAACTGCTGTTGAGGAAGCTTGCATAAAATTAAAAGAAGCCGGAGCAAAAAGAGCTTTATTATTGCCTGTAAACGGGGCGTTCCATTCCCCATTGATGCAGCCTGCACAAGAGAGATTGGCTGCTGCGATCGAACAGACGAAATTCAGAAAAGCAACAATTCCGGTGTATCAGAACATTACGACTACTGCAATTTCTGATCCTGACGAAATTAAGAAAAACCTGATTGCGCAGTTAACAGGTCCTGTAAAATGGACGCAGTCGGTTCAGAATATGATTAAAGACGGTGCAACGAACTTCGTAGAAGTTGGACCTGGAAAGACGTTACAGGGATTGATCAAGAAAATTGATTCTTCTGTAGACGTTGCTTCTGCAATCTAA